A genome region from Cutaneotrichosporon cavernicola HIS019 DNA, chromosome: 5 includes the following:
- the RPL10A gene encoding uncharacterized protein (Belongs to the universal ribosomal protein uL1 family) produces MSKLQASSVRSSIKVLLKESSLEGQREGLGKKRNFVETIELQIGLKNYDPQRDKRFSGTVKLPNVPRPRMQLCILADAMDVDRAKQLDEELAFMTVEDLKKLNKNKKLVKKLAQKYDAFLASEALIKQIPRLLGPGLSKAGKFPTPVSHSEDLARKVVEVKSTIKFQLKKVLCLGVAVGHVDMEEDQIMQNTMLSINFLISLLKKQWQNVGSLHLKSTMGKPQRLY; encoded by the exons ATGAGCAAG CTCCAGGCTTCTAGCGTGCGTTCGTCCATCAaggtcctcctcaaggagTCCTCGCTCGAGGGCCAGCGTGAGGGCCTCGGCAAGAAGCGTAACTTCGTCGAGACCATCGAGCTCCAGATTGGCCTCAAGAACTACGACCCCCAGCGTGACAAGCG TTTCTCGGGCACTGTCAAGCTTCCCAACgtcccccgcccccgcaTGCAGCTCTGCAttctcgccgacgccatgGACGTCGACCGTGCTaagcagctcgacgaggagctcgcgtTCATGACCGTTGAGGACCTCAAGAAGCTCAACAAGAACAAGAAGCTCGTCAAGAAGCTCGCCCAGAAGTACgacgccttcctcgcttcGGAGGCCCTCATCAAGCAGATCCCCCGTCTCCTCGGTCCCGGTCTCTCCAAGGCGGGCAAGTTCCCTACCCCCGTTTCGCACTCCGAGGACCTCGCCCGCAAggttgtcgaggtcaagagCACCATCAAGTTCCAGCTTAAGAAGGTGCTCTGCCTCGGTGTCGCTGTCGGCCACGTCgacatggaggaggaccagATCATGCAGAACACTATGCTTTCGATCAACTTCCTCATCTCGCTTCTTAAGAAGCAG TGGCAGAACGTCGGCTCGCTCCACCTCAAGTCGACCATGGGCAAGCCCCAGCGCCTCTACTAA
- a CDS encoding uncharacterized protein (NADH:flavin oxidoreductase / NADH oxidase family), with the protein MVSSSQLFAPIQLGAAELKHRVVLAPLTRMRSDLKTAVPPDLAIEYYAQRASEGGLLVSEGVFIAAEAGGMAGVPGIWSEAQIAQWRRVTDAVHAKGGIIFAQLWALGRVANPALVPTVYGPSGDPYVANPKKPVPVKVTPMGEAEIDRWVAHYANGAKNAIKAGFDGVEIHGANGYIVDQFLQSITNKRTDKYGGSIENRLLFPLRVLNGVCEAIGPERVGIRMSPFGIVQGMRETVPLDTFIPWTKAIIAAQPHLAYIHAVTPRTYGTADLPANMIIETDDLQPIRELANKAHIPFISAGAYKPAGAVETADKYGDLIAFGRYFISNPDLPERIAQGWELNNYDRSTFYTRGAKGYVDYPEYKGAAARL; encoded by the exons ATGGTCAGCTCGTCTCAGCTCTTTGCGCCGatccagctcggcgccgcggAACTCAAGCATCGCGTGGTGCTTGCGCCGTTGACCCGCATGCGCTCCGACCTCAAGACAGCCGTCCCGCCCGACCTCGCGATCGAGTACTATGCCCAGCGCGCGTCTG AGGGCGGTCTCCTCGTCTCTGAGGGCGTGTTCATTGCCGCCGAGGCAGGCGGTATGGCCGGCGTGCCTGGTATCTGGTCCGAAGCTCAAATTGCGCAGTGGCGCCGTGTGACGGACGCAGTGCACGCCAAGGGTGGCATCATCTTTGCCCAGCTGTGGGCTCTTGG GCGCGTTGCCAACCCAGCCCTCGTGCCAACTGTGTATGGTCCTTCGGGCGACCCCTATGTCGCCAACCCCAAGAAGCCAGTGCCTGTCAAGGTCACGCCGATGGGtgaggccgagatcgaccgCTGGGTCGCGCACTACGCCAACGGAGCCAAGAACGCCATCAAGGCCGGTTTTGATGGTGTGGAGATCCACGGTGCAAACGGATACATTGTCGACCAGTTTTTGCAGTCCATCACCAACAAGCGTACCGACAAGTACGGTGGGAGCATTGAGAACCggctcctcttccccctccgCGTGTTGAATGGGGTGTGTGAAGCTATTGGTCCCGAGCGGGTTGGAATCCGCATGTCGCCCTTCGGTATCGTGCAGGGAATGCGCGAGACTGTTCCCCTCGACACGTTCATTCCCTGGACCAAGGCGATTATCGCTGCCCAGCCCCACCTCGCATACATCCACGCCGTGACCCCGCGGACGTACGGTACGGCCGACTTGCCAGCCAACATGATTATCGAGACGGACGACCTGCAACCcatccgcgagctcgctaACAAAGCCCACATCCCGTTCATCTCGGCTGGCGCTTACAAACCAGCCGGGGCTGTCGAGACCGCCGACAAGTATGGCGACCTGATTGCTTTCGGTCGATACTTTATCTCTAACCCCGACTTGCCGGAGCGTATCGCCCAGGGATGGGAGCTTAACAACTACGACCGGTCGACGTTCTACACTCGCGGCGCAAAGGGTTACGTCGA CTACCCAGAGTACAAGGGCGCTGCAGCCCGCCTCTAG